Proteins from a single region of Campylobacter sputorum:
- a CDS encoding OmpA family protein produces MKVKNSHNDTNSNFWIAYADLMAGLLFVFILVLGAIFIRYFFAKHDLSILKQNLILKEQNLELSNKELEKKQKILSDVLQNLNAAQDQNKQLEILNEWISARLIDLESNATKLESSNLTFKQELQDANLTLNDLNSTVIMLQNEILNLQSVIADKDIKYNELYSDFNVTKQKVKSLSGIRVKVIETLQKELGNDIKIDKNSGAISLLSSVLFDVVSWNLKEDSKEYLKNTLQKYLNVLLSDEIRPNIDQIMIEGHTDSDGGYLYNLDLSQKRAYEVMKFIYTWNNDKNLQKYLVASGRSFLDTIKKDGIEDKVASRRIEIKFSISNKEAMEEIEKFLELKNN; encoded by the coding sequence ATGAAAGTAAAAAACTCTCATAACGATACAAATAGTAATTTTTGGATAGCTTATGCTGATTTGATGGCTGGATTACTTTTTGTATTTATTCTTGTTTTGGGAGCTATTTTTATTAGATATTTCTTTGCAAAACACGATTTAAGTATCCTTAAACAAAATTTAATTTTAAAAGAACAAAATTTAGAACTTAGCAATAAAGAACTTGAAAAAAAACAGAAAATTCTTAGCGATGTATTGCAAAATTTAAATGCAGCACAAGACCAAAACAAACAACTAGAAATTTTAAACGAGTGGATTAGTGCAAGACTTATTGATTTAGAATCAAATGCTACCAAACTTGAAAGCTCAAATTTGACATTCAAGCAAGAATTACAAGATGCAAACCTAACGCTTAATGATCTTAACTCAACTGTAATTATGCTTCAAAATGAGATTTTAAATTTACAAAGTGTTATTGCTGATAAAGATATTAAATATAATGAACTTTATAGCGATTTTAATGTTACAAAACAAAAAGTAAAAAGTTTAAGTGGCATAAGAGTAAAAGTTATAGAAACTTTGCAAAAAGAGCTTGGAAATGACATTAAAATAGACAAAAATAGTGGAGCTATATCTCTTCTTTCATCAGTACTTTTTGATGTGGTTTCATGGAATCTTAAAGAAGATTCAAAAGAGTATTTAAAAAATACATTGCAAAAATATCTTAATGTTTTACTTAGCGATGAAATTCGTCCAAATATCGATCAAATTATGATAGAAGGGCATACAGATAGTGATGGCGGCTATCTTTACAATCTTGATTTATCTCAAAAAAGAGCTTATGAGGTTATGAAATTTATATACACTTGGAATAATGACAAAAATTTACAAAAATATCTTGTAGCAAGCGGAAGAAGTTTTTTGGATACAATTAAAAAAGATGGAATAGAAGATAAAGTTGCATCAAGAAGAATAGAAATAAAATTTTCCATCTCAAACAAAGAAGCTATGGAAGAGATAGAGAAATTTCTGGAGCTTAAAAATAACTAG